A genomic segment from bacterium encodes:
- a CDS encoding ABC transporter permease, with product MMPLHTIRQFFNDMRRQKLRTAMTTFGIFWGTCSIVLLFAFGQGIRENQIESQKGMGENIGIFWPGITAKDYKGLPRGREIRFTEDDAKLIKSKAITIDRISPEFSKWNVSIKVGRLNQIKNIIGVWPEFGEMRNLIALEGTRWLNDQDEAQRRRVIFLGDRLADQLFAGGTLTGGVTDRDDSMAVSTAKKAVGQQVLVNGVPFTVVGIMKPKRQDSSYNGRDAQKAFIPASTFNTMYSRRYPNNMVVQCKPEETMKKSREEILSILGAKYRFDPTDREALSVWDVTEGLEFMNNFFGAFQWFLVGIGVATLITGGIGVSNIMNVVLEERTKEIGIKMALGARKSYVMWQFIVETLMITAIGGIMGFLFAFAIVTVFPALNLEEYIGTPRVNILGGVMVTILLGIVGLIAGIFPARRASNLQPVQALKLF from the coding sequence ATGATGCCGTTGCACACCATTCGCCAGTTCTTCAATGATATGCGGAGGCAAAAACTCCGCACGGCGATGACGACTTTCGGGATCTTCTGGGGGACCTGCTCAATCGTCCTGCTGTTCGCCTTTGGACAGGGGATCCGGGAAAATCAGATCGAATCCCAGAAGGGGATGGGCGAAAATATCGGCATCTTCTGGCCGGGTATCACGGCCAAGGATTACAAGGGATTGCCGCGCGGTCGCGAGATTCGGTTCACCGAGGATGATGCCAAGCTGATCAAATCGAAAGCGATCACGATTGACCGGATCTCTCCCGAGTTCTCCAAATGGAATGTCAGCATCAAGGTTGGACGACTCAATCAGATCAAGAATATCATCGGGGTTTGGCCGGAATTCGGCGAGATGCGAAACCTGATAGCTCTCGAAGGTACTCGCTGGCTGAACGACCAGGATGAGGCTCAGCGTCGACGCGTCATTTTCCTGGGTGACCGCCTCGCCGATCAGCTCTTTGCGGGTGGCACGCTGACCGGAGGCGTTACGGACCGCGATGACAGCATGGCGGTTTCAACCGCCAAGAAAGCGGTCGGTCAGCAGGTGCTGGTCAATGGTGTACCGTTCACGGTTGTCGGGATCATGAAGCCGAAACGTCAAGATAGCTCCTATAACGGCCGCGATGCCCAGAAGGCATTTATCCCTGCCTCGACATTCAACACGATGTATTCGCGCCGCTATCCGAACAACATGGTGGTGCAGTGCAAGCCCGAAGAAACGATGAAGAAATCTCGCGAAGAGATTCTCTCCATCCTTGGCGCCAAGTATCGCTTCGATCCGACCGACCGCGAAGCGCTCTCGGTTTGGGATGTCACCGAAGGTCTCGAATTCATGAATAACTTCTTCGGCGCCTTCCAATGGTTCCTGGTCGGCATCGGCGTTGCCACGTTGATCACCGGCGGGATTGGGGTAAGCAATATCATGAATGTGGTTCTCGAAGAGCGCACTAAAGAGATCGGTATTAAGATGGCGCTGGGCGCCCGTAAAAGTTACGTCATGTGGCAGTTTATCGTGGAAACACTGATGATCACGGCGATCGGCGGCATCATGGGATTCCTCTTCGCATTTGCCATCGTCACCGTCTTCCCCGCGCTCAATCTGGAAGAGTATATCGGGACGCCAAGAGTGAATATCCTGGGGGGTGTGATGGTCACAATCCTGCTTGGTATTGTCGGCCTGATCGCCGGTATTTTCCCGGCACGCCGTGCCTCCAACCTGCAACCGGTCCAGGCGCTCAAGCTTTTCTGA
- a CDS encoding ABC transporter permease — MQWSTIYNVFVRDFRKQKKRITLTIVALCWGTISIMLLLGFGEGLSYQMSVNGKGMGEGISVLWPGQTSLPFKGMGKGRPIRFVPEDVDYLKSKIPELKEVGGEYHRWGTSLKYGDKIVSEHVNGISPNYKEMRNHIPAIGGRMINELDMQYKRRVVFLGNKLAERLFSDKPSNDELWFQESPEAKRIQQEAIGKQLLINGIPFTVVGVQIHKMQMNSYSGMDADKASIPATTFEAIFGDPYLDNIIYMPKEVSQMKDVEKRVYEVLGQKYKFDPKDERALGIWDVAENQRETDNVMMGIKIFLGIIGGLTLLIAAVGVANIMYVSIKERTREIGIKMAVGARKSYILTQFLLEAILITFTGGFLGMFISIAITEGFKSIDIQSEVLAFMGRPTISWDIGLVVVAILGIMGIMAGLFPAMKAASVSPVESLRYE, encoded by the coding sequence ATGCAGTGGTCGACTATTTACAATGTCTTCGTACGCGATTTCAGAAAGCAGAAAAAGCGGATCACCCTCACGATCGTGGCACTCTGCTGGGGAACGATCTCCATCATGCTGCTCCTCGGCTTTGGTGAAGGACTCTCCTACCAAATGTCGGTCAATGGCAAAGGGATGGGTGAAGGGATCTCCGTGCTCTGGCCCGGCCAGACCTCGCTCCCCTTCAAAGGAATGGGAAAGGGAAGACCGATCCGATTTGTGCCCGAAGATGTCGACTACCTGAAATCCAAGATCCCGGAATTGAAAGAGGTCGGCGGCGAATATCATCGCTGGGGAACCTCGCTCAAGTACGGCGATAAGATCGTCAGCGAGCATGTCAACGGCATCTCCCCGAATTATAAAGAGATGCGCAATCATATCCCGGCGATCGGCGGCCGGATGATCAATGAACTTGATATGCAATACAAGCGTCGAGTCGTTTTCCTCGGCAACAAATTGGCCGAGCGACTCTTCTCAGACAAACCTTCTAATGATGAGCTCTGGTTCCAGGAAAGCCCCGAAGCAAAACGGATCCAGCAGGAAGCGATCGGCAAACAGCTCCTCATCAATGGCATCCCGTTTACCGTGGTAGGTGTTCAGATACACAAAATGCAGATGAACAGTTATTCCGGTATGGATGCCGACAAAGCGTCTATCCCGGCGACAACTTTCGAAGCTATCTTCGGTGATCCGTACCTCGACAACATCATCTACATGCCCAAAGAAGTCAGCCAGATGAAGGATGTTGAAAAACGAGTATACGAAGTCCTGGGGCAGAAATACAAATTTGACCCGAAGGATGAACGTGCGCTCGGCATCTGGGATGTCGCCGAAAATCAGCGCGAGACAGATAACGTCATGATGGGAATCAAGATCTTTCTCGGGATCATCGGCGGTCTGACCCTGCTCATCGCGGCGGTGGGTGTCGCCAACATCATGTATGTGTCGATCAAAGAGCGGACGCGTGAGATCGGCATCAAGATGGCGGTCGGCGCGCGCAAAAGCTACATCCTGACCCAGTTCCTCCTTGAGGCGATTCTGATCACCTTCACCGGAGGATTTCTGGGGATGTTCATTTCAATCGCTATCACTGAAGGATTCAAAAGTATCGACATACAGTCCGAAGTACTCGCCTTTATGGGACGCCCCACCATTTCATGGGACATTGGTCTCGTGGTGGTCGCGATCCTGGGTATCATGGGGATCATGGCCGGGCTCTTCCCTGCCATGAAAGCCGCCTCGGTCAGTCCAGTGGAGTCATTACGCTATGAGTAA
- a CDS encoding ABC transporter ATP-binding protein, whose amino-acid sequence MSNQMLSATGKTVGVDSVIEMTNVRKAYTTGKVTFEALKGVDFNVKRGEFLAIVGPSGSGKSTMMNIIGCLDIPTSGEYNLDGQIVNRLNGNQLADIRNKKIGFVFQAFNLLPYATAYENVEVPLLFAKVNNKQRKERIMHLLSKVGLADKIANKPTEMSGGEMQRVAIARALANEPDIILADEPTGNLDTKSGGGIVQLFHELWESGKTIIMITHDMNIARQTGRVFKLKDGLVDTNGNGAV is encoded by the coding sequence ATGAGTAACCAGATGTTGTCCGCGACCGGCAAGACGGTCGGAGTCGATTCCGTTATCGAAATGACCAATGTTCGCAAGGCCTACACCACCGGCAAGGTGACTTTTGAGGCGCTCAAGGGAGTTGATTTCAATGTCAAACGCGGCGAGTTCCTTGCGATCGTCGGACCCTCCGGCTCCGGTAAATCAACCATGATGAATATCATCGGCTGTCTCGATATCCCGACCAGCGGCGAGTATAATCTCGATGGCCAGATCGTCAATCGGCTGAACGGAAATCAACTGGCAGATATTCGAAACAAGAAGATCGGCTTCGTTTTCCAAGCGTTTAACCTGCTCCCCTATGCGACAGCGTATGAAAATGTCGAGGTTCCGTTGTTGTTTGCCAAGGTGAACAACAAGCAGCGCAAAGAGCGGATCATGCACCTCTTGTCAAAAGTCGGCCTGGCGGACAAAATCGCCAATAAGCCGACCGAGATGTCGGGTGGTGAAATGCAGCGCGTGGCGATCGCCCGTGCACTGGCAAACGAACCGGATATTATTCTTGCCGATGAACCGACCGGCAACCTGGACACCAAGTCGGGCGGCGGGATTGTCCAGCTTTTTCATGAATTATGGGAGTCGGGGAAAACGATCATCATGATCACGCATGATATGAATATCGCGCGCCAGACGGGACGGGTCTTTAAGCTCAAGGATGGGCTGGTGGATACGAACGGCAACGGCGCGGTGTAA
- a CDS encoding PQQ-dependent sugar dehydrogenase codes for MRRLLILMAATVIPFTACSSDQTQQVRPPDTPQTGSLEVAYPNLTFERPLWFGHAGDNSGRVFVIEQAGLILVFDSANATAVVDTFLDIRVPVNDGGNEEGLLGLAFHPDFETNGFFYVNYTASSPRRTIVSRFTASPSSSNNVDEATEIPILTFDQPYSNHNGGCLQFGPDGYLYIATGDGGSGGDPHDNGQNRRTLLGKILRIDINSAEDGNQYAIPDDNPFANATDSSRPEIFAYGLRNPWRFSFDPANGRLWAADVGQNAIEEIDIIESGKNYGWSVMEGNDCFKPDSGCDTTGLVRPIFQYTHADGQSVTGGYVYRGAKVPGLVGRYLFADFVSGRIWSLHYTPGQPASVTQLPKTSLMISSFGVDAEGELYVTSFDGKLYRFGE; via the coding sequence ATGCGCAGACTACTGATCCTTATGGCCGCGACGGTGATTCCATTCACCGCATGCAGTTCTGACCAGACCCAGCAGGTTCGCCCGCCTGACACACCGCAAACCGGCTCGCTTGAGGTTGCTTATCCGAATCTGACCTTTGAGCGTCCGCTCTGGTTCGGTCATGCCGGGGATAACAGCGGCAGAGTGTTTGTGATAGAACAGGCCGGGCTGATACTGGTTTTTGATTCCGCGAATGCGACGGCAGTCGTCGATACATTTTTGGATATTCGCGTGCCGGTCAACGATGGCGGCAATGAGGAAGGTCTGCTTGGGCTGGCGTTTCATCCCGATTTCGAAACAAATGGTTTCTTCTATGTCAACTACACCGCATCCAGTCCGCGGCGAACGATCGTGAGCCGGTTCACTGCCTCACCTTCCAGTTCAAACAATGTTGATGAAGCGACGGAGATTCCCATCCTGACTTTTGACCAGCCGTACTCCAATCACAACGGCGGATGTTTGCAGTTTGGTCCGGATGGGTATCTATATATCGCGACGGGCGATGGCGGCTCCGGCGGTGATCCACACGACAATGGACAGAACAGACGAACTCTGCTCGGCAAGATACTCCGTATCGATATCAACTCTGCCGAAGACGGCAATCAGTACGCCATCCCCGATGATAATCCGTTCGCCAATGCGACTGATAGCTCGCGCCCGGAGATTTTCGCGTACGGTTTGCGCAATCCCTGGCGGTTCAGTTTTGACCCGGCCAATGGACGGCTCTGGGCCGCCGATGTCGGCCAGAATGCGATTGAAGAGATCGACATCATCGAGAGCGGGAAAAATTACGGATGGTCCGTCATGGAGGGGAATGACTGCTTTAAGCCGGACTCCGGCTGTGACACCACCGGCCTCGTGCGACCGATCTTTCAGTATACGCATGCCGATGGCCAGTCGGTGACGGGGGGGTATGTCTATCGCGGCGCCAAAGTCCCTGGGTTGGTTGGGAGATATCTTTTTGCTGATTTTGTCTCCGGCCGCATCTGGTCACTGCATTATACGCCGGGCCAACCGGCCTCGGTTACGCAACTTCCTAAAACAAGTCTGATGATATCGTCGTTTGGCGTTGATGCCGAGGGAGAGTTGTATGTGACGTCATTTGACGGGAAGTTGTATCGGTTTGGGGAGTGA
- a CDS encoding cytochrome c3 family protein, translated as MTRNFALTLVLLFLFAAVAMAQQDACLVCHGPGMAKGKAQAVDPAALTGSIHASLTCTDCHAVDPKVNHAGNRVVYCAKCHEQEAAGFNKSPHVEGRKANIEKLPTCITCHGGHAILPHSDPNSRTSHLNSVKICIQCHEDQQLTDQLQQLPKASVIKSYENSVHGQALMQHGSEKAPACIDCHGSHSTLASDDPDSPVYKTHIAATCGRCHGDIQAEYVQSVHGTALGSGVTESPTCTNCHGEHNIKPHLDPESRVFATAISKTCSDCHAAEKVVAKFGLKADRIATFKESFHGVGTEFGDTRVANCASCHGVHNIYPQADSRSMINAANIEATCGNCHTDLPASFASAQVHESADEKESGGEWYVRQFYIWFISILILAFIVYRVLEYKRRIKRVE; from the coding sequence ATGACTCGAAACTTCGCTCTCACATTGGTTCTCCTCTTCCTGTTCGCCGCCGTCGCCATGGCGCAACAGGATGCCTGCCTTGTCTGTCATGGACCGGGAATGGCAAAAGGAAAGGCCCAGGCGGTTGATCCGGCGGCACTAACCGGATCGATCCATGCCTCACTGACCTGCACGGATTGCCACGCGGTCGATCCAAAAGTCAACCATGCCGGCAATCGGGTCGTCTACTGCGCGAAGTGCCACGAGCAGGAGGCCGCGGGATTCAACAAGTCTCCCCACGTGGAAGGGCGGAAAGCGAATATAGAGAAGCTTCCGACCTGTATCACCTGCCACGGCGGCCATGCGATCCTTCCGCACAGCGATCCGAATTCGCGCACCAGTCATCTGAATTCGGTTAAGATCTGTATCCAGTGCCACGAAGATCAGCAGTTGACCGATCAACTTCAACAACTCCCCAAAGCGTCAGTGATCAAATCGTATGAAAATTCGGTGCATGGCCAGGCACTGATGCAGCATGGTTCGGAGAAAGCGCCGGCTTGTATCGACTGTCACGGCAGTCACAGCACCCTTGCTTCGGACGATCCTGATTCGCCGGTATACAAAACTCACATTGCGGCCACCTGTGGCCGCTGCCATGGTGATATTCAGGCTGAATATGTGCAATCGGTCCATGGCACCGCGCTCGGTTCTGGCGTGACGGAATCCCCCACCTGCACGAACTGTCATGGTGAACACAATATCAAGCCGCACCTGGATCCGGAGTCACGGGTCTTTGCAACCGCGATCTCCAAGACCTGCTCGGACTGTCACGCGGCAGAGAAAGTCGTCGCCAAGTTCGGCCTGAAGGCCGACCGGATCGCGACTTTCAAAGAATCATTCCATGGAGTCGGGACAGAATTCGGCGATACCCGCGTCGCCAACTGCGCCTCCTGTCACGGGGTGCACAATATCTATCCGCAGGCAGATTCCCGCTCGATGATCAACGCGGCCAATATTGAGGCGACCTGTGGCAATTGTCATACCGATCTTCCGGCCAGCTTTGCCTCCGCGCAAGTCCATGAGTCGGCCGATGAAAAGGAGTCAGGCGGCGAATGGTATGTCCGCCAGTTTTATATCTGGTTCATCTCAATTCTGATATTGGCATTTATCGTTTACCGGGTCCTGGAATACAAACGTCGCATCAAACGGGTGGAGTAA
- a CDS encoding cytochrome b/b6 domain-containing protein: MDERTQNAQAEREQIIQSLTRSILDAAKPHIDPATPQAEIDKRTREITERLQFESSVALSELVTRFSKTTPVDAKPTEERTFLRFGRNFRAQHMLMFTSIILLILTGMPLKFPEFGISKFMIVTVFGGLQNSTLIHRIAAVGLIIVGAWHLGYIIFSRMGRRDFWLMIPRPQDAKDAFHTVLYYIGRKPSGPKFGRFSFIEKFDYWAVYWGMVVMIGSGLILWFKEMFNKGLFDIAREAHSDEGLLATLAIIIWHFYNVHFNPEVFPMSWVWWTGRLTESELKHHHPLEYAEIVNAERKAVELRAEKQSASSESGS; this comes from the coding sequence ATGGATGAACGTACCCAGAACGCTCAAGCCGAGCGTGAACAGATAATTCAGTCGTTGACCCGATCGATCCTCGATGCCGCCAAGCCGCATATCGACCCGGCCACGCCGCAGGCGGAGATCGACAAGCGCACTCGCGAGATCACCGAGCGTCTGCAGTTTGAATCCAGTGTCGCCTTAAGCGAACTGGTCACGCGGTTCAGCAAAACCACTCCGGTCGATGCCAAACCGACTGAAGAACGGACTTTCCTCCGCTTTGGACGGAATTTCCGCGCTCAGCATATGCTGATGTTCACGTCGATCATCCTGCTGATCCTGACCGGCATGCCGCTCAAATTCCCGGAATTCGGCATCTCCAAGTTTATGATCGTGACGGTTTTTGGGGGATTGCAGAATTCAACTCTTATTCACCGGATCGCGGCTGTCGGCCTGATCATTGTCGGCGCCTGGCATCTGGGATATATCATTTTCTCGAGAATGGGTCGTCGCGATTTCTGGCTGATGATCCCACGACCGCAGGATGCCAAGGATGCGTTTCATACGGTTCTCTACTATATAGGGCGTAAGCCCTCCGGTCCCAAGTTCGGGCGTTTTTCTTTCATTGAGAAGTTCGACTACTGGGCGGTCTACTGGGGCATGGTCGTCATGATCGGTTCCGGGCTGATCCTTTGGTTCAAAGAGATGTTCAACAAGGGGTTGTTTGATATCGCCCGCGAGGCACACTCGGATGAAGGGTTGCTCGCCACCCTTGCGATCATCATCTGGCATTTCTACAATGTGCACTTCAATCCGGAAGTTTTCCCGATGAGCTGGGTCTGGTGGACCGGGCGCTTGACCGAAAGTGAACTCAAGCACCACCATCCGCTGGAATATGCGGAGATCGTGAATGCCGAACGCAAAGCGGTAGAACTTCGCGCCGAAAAACAATCCGCAAGCAGTGAGTCTGGATCATGA
- a CDS encoding NapC/NirT family cytochrome c yields MREFFRDLGRLLQRHVRILSLIIGGFIALILLVGIGTHFKMKDADFCTSCHYMEPYYRHWEASSHAGVTCVDCHDYGVGALALSTVRYWTNTYTTRPKSNVPDEACLQCHESSSLSALKEYRNGIMFDHQAHLSKPLRGEDLRCTSCHNQIVQYDEEVSPTHMTVNDKSCFVCHFKDAGQGEAITGCDACHGMPTTTVEHGGFTFDHAPYIKAGVDCKQCHTQIVQGDGSVPEGKCYACHVERDRTQHSREDLHRIHVTTNGVDCFQCHSDLKHGNFQMVSSLEIQCENCHVRMHNGPKQLYMGIGGADTTDIPSPHFLAQVSCDGCHTHSTPQGEPLAHQERKEAQRASCITCHGKGRELMFDNWIDGSKKLNAELPGYLTSLRSSAMSIAGKNEAVKTAVANAETNFNLIRDGHASHNVWYALHLVTASREQVQSAVRSVRSGFTAPEIPNSAKKENSCMTFCHGKSIPETVPYSGKSLPHTMHVTDLELGCQTCHSIDEHGKTVIDKEACVACHEGGM; encoded by the coding sequence ATGAGAGAGTTCTTTCGCGACCTTGGTCGACTGCTGCAACGCCATGTTCGTATCCTGTCGCTGATCATCGGCGGTTTCATCGCCCTGATCCTGCTGGTCGGGATCGGCACGCATTTCAAGATGAAGGATGCGGATTTCTGTACCAGTTGCCATTACATGGAGCCGTACTACCGCCACTGGGAGGCCTCATCGCATGCCGGTGTCACCTGTGTGGATTGTCACGACTATGGTGTCGGCGCACTCGCGCTCTCGACTGTCCGCTACTGGACCAATACCTATACGACCCGACCGAAATCAAATGTCCCGGATGAAGCCTGTCTCCAGTGCCACGAGTCATCTTCGCTTTCGGCGCTGAAAGAGTATCGCAATGGGATCATGTTCGATCACCAGGCCCATCTGAGTAAGCCGCTCCGGGGTGAGGATCTTCGTTGCACTTCCTGCCACAATCAGATCGTGCAGTATGACGAAGAAGTTTCGCCCACCCATATGACGGTGAACGATAAAAGCTGTTTCGTCTGCCATTTCAAGGATGCCGGTCAGGGCGAGGCGATCACCGGCTGTGATGCCTGCCACGGCATGCCGACCACCACGGTCGAACATGGCGGATTCACTTTTGATCATGCTCCGTATATCAAAGCCGGAGTTGATTGCAAGCAGTGTCACACGCAAATCGTCCAGGGGGATGGTTCGGTGCCCGAGGGCAAGTGCTATGCCTGCCATGTTGAGCGCGATCGCACACAACATAGCCGCGAAGATCTCCACCGGATACATGTCACCACGAATGGTGTCGATTGCTTCCAGTGTCACTCCGATCTGAAACATGGCAATTTCCAGATGGTCAGTTCGCTGGAGATCCAGTGCGAGAATTGCCATGTCCGGATGCACAATGGACCAAAACAGCTATACATGGGAATCGGTGGGGCGGATACGACCGATATCCCCAGCCCTCACTTCCTTGCCCAGGTCTCCTGCGACGGCTGTCACACGCATTCGACACCCCAGGGCGAGCCGCTGGCTCACCAGGAGCGGAAAGAGGCACAGCGCGCCTCCTGCATCACCTGTCATGGCAAGGGACGCGAGCTGATGTTCGACAACTGGATTGACGGATCGAAGAAGCTGAACGCGGAACTTCCGGGCTACCTGACCTCACTGCGCTCATCCGCAATGTCGATTGCTGGAAAGAACGAAGCCGTCAAGACGGCTGTTGCCAATGCTGAGACGAATTTCAACCTGATCCGCGACGGCCACGCTTCGCACAATGTCTGGTACGCCCTGCATCTGGTCACCGCCAGCCGTGAACAGGTGCAAAGTGCGGTTAGATCGGTACGGTCAGGATTCACCGCGCCGGAGATACCCAACTCGGCCAAAAAAGAGAATAGCTGTATGACTTTCTGCCACGGAAAGTCGATCCCGGAGACAGTACCCTATTCCGGGAAGTCGCTCCCGCATACGATGCATGTCACTGATCTTGAACTTGGTTGCCAGACGTGCCACTCGATCGATGAGCATGGAAAGACAGTCATAGACAAGGAAGCATGTGTAGCCTGCCACGAGGGAGGCATGTAA
- the trmB gene encoding tRNA (guanosine(46)-N7)-methyltransferase TrmB translates to MFREKRFPLDWEARKPITHYPDEPVEVAGEILEIGPGRGEMLLWLAQQHPEKRFVGIEMTLGRYRRIIRRAERMGLTNIRLIRGNARVAVPRYFKSSTFERIYVLFPDPWPKLRHAHHRLLHVEFLNLLSSLMKDQGELILATDHAPYAAWVAANLTHVPTLINLGTPFSYDSGLIPNPDRTHFEKKWRQEGKEIVFVHAQKKAADQ, encoded by the coding sequence TTGTTCAGAGAAAAACGGTTTCCGCTAGATTGGGAAGCACGCAAGCCAATCACGCACTATCCGGATGAGCCAGTTGAGGTTGCCGGAGAGATTCTCGAGATCGGCCCTGGTCGCGGGGAAATGCTTCTCTGGCTGGCACAGCAGCACCCGGAGAAGCGGTTCGTGGGTATTGAAATGACGTTGGGTCGCTATCGTCGGATCATCCGGCGTGCCGAGCGTATGGGCTTGACCAATATCCGGCTGATCCGCGGCAACGCGCGTGTGGCGGTACCACGCTATTTTAAGAGCTCGACCTTTGAGCGGATCTATGTGTTGTTTCCCGACCCCTGGCCAAAACTACGACACGCGCACCACAGATTGCTGCATGTTGAATTCCTCAACCTTCTCTCATCGCTGATGAAAGATCAGGGTGAACTGATCCTGGCGACCGATCATGCGCCGTATGCGGCATGGGTCGCGGCAAATCTGACGCACGTCCCAACACTGATCAATCTCGGAACACCATTCAGCTACGATTCCGGTCTGATCCCCAATCCGGATCGCACACACTTCGAGAAGAAGTGGCGGCAGGAAGGGAAAGAGATCGTCTTCGTACACGCACAAAAAAAAGCGGCCGATCAGTAA
- a CDS encoding MerR family transcriptional regulator has protein sequence MSNSYGHPIKAVSRQTGLSPHLIRMWERRYQAVTPARTSTNRRLYSADEIERLLLLGRLVAAGHSISMVARIETAILKQMLIDQQFRGRGSLRRSSGKSTSFEPTQVVDDAVKAIESLDATSLDNALSQAASNHSHQVVIEQVIIPLLYKIGDLWSDGTIGVANEHVASVMIRNFLTHIVEAYEPPSVAPVAVITTPTGQLHEFGAIIATITAASAGWQVIYLGPNLPMEEIALAARKRSARLVGLSVVYPHEDSGLGYELLQLKRLLPENTDLMVGGAGAPFLEERIVSSGGIVCGDLFRFRRYLELSLERTRSDEAS, from the coding sequence ATGTCAAACAGTTACGGGCATCCAATCAAGGCCGTCTCTCGCCAGACCGGCCTCTCTCCGCACCTGATTCGGATGTGGGAACGAAGATATCAGGCGGTTACTCCGGCTAGAACTTCCACAAACCGAAGGCTTTACTCCGCCGACGAGATTGAACGACTCCTCTTGCTTGGCCGATTGGTTGCGGCCGGCCATTCTATCAGCATGGTGGCGAGAATTGAGACTGCGATCCTCAAGCAAATGCTGATCGACCAGCAATTCAGAGGAAGAGGATCTCTGCGGCGTTCATCAGGCAAATCAACTTCTTTCGAACCGACTCAGGTTGTCGACGATGCTGTCAAGGCGATCGAATCGCTTGATGCCACCTCGCTGGACAACGCTCTCAGCCAGGCCGCGTCCAACCATAGTCATCAAGTGGTGATAGAGCAGGTGATCATCCCTCTGCTGTATAAGATCGGGGATCTCTGGAGTGACGGCACGATCGGTGTGGCGAATGAACATGTTGCTTCGGTCATGATCCGCAATTTCCTGACACATATCGTTGAGGCGTACGAACCACCCAGTGTGGCACCTGTTGCGGTTATAACGACACCCACCGGCCAACTACACGAGTTTGGCGCTATCATCGCCACAATAACAGCCGCCTCGGCTGGATGGCAGGTGATCTATCTCGGCCCCAATCTCCCAATGGAAGAGATCGCTCTCGCCGCGCGGAAACGGTCCGCCCGTCTGGTCGGCCTGAGCGTTGTTTATCCACATGAGGATTCCGGTCTGGGGTATGAATTGCTCCAGCTCAAAAGACTTCTACCGGAGAATACTGATCTGATGGTCGGGGGGGCGGGGGCACCGTTCCTTGAAGAACGGATAGTTTCGTCAGGAGGGATTGTCTGTGGTGATCTCTTCAGATTCCGGCGTTATCTTGAGCTATCGCTCGAACGCACCCGATCCGATGAAGCAAGCTGA
- a CDS encoding L,D-transpeptidase: MKKILILIAIPVLLIIGAMVFLKMTSSDGMHSDQTVFIDSTLAQLPSEQKAAKKELEKARKSLDKLKPKGKYIVIDTHANRIAIRTEDSILVEATCSTGSGSELVDSLTGRKWIFNTPLGVFKVKNKLTEPWWRKPDWAFIEENEAIPKNEGDRLDPNVMGEYALGFGDGFFIHGTIYQRLLGINVTHGCVRVGSDDLKKIYDQTPIGTPIYIF; encoded by the coding sequence ATGAAAAAAATTCTGATACTCATTGCTATCCCGGTTCTGCTAATCATCGGCGCGATGGTCTTCCTGAAGATGACCTCGAGCGACGGTATGCATAGCGACCAGACTGTTTTTATTGATTCGACTCTGGCCCAGTTGCCGTCCGAGCAGAAAGCGGCCAAGAAAGAACTGGAAAAGGCGCGCAAGTCGCTCGATAAGCTCAAACCCAAAGGGAAGTATATCGTTATCGATACGCATGCCAACAGGATCGCGATCCGGACCGAGGACTCGATACTGGTCGAAGCCACCTGCTCGACAGGATCGGGAAGCGAGTTGGTAGACTCCCTGACCGGTCGGAAATGGATTTTCAATACGCCGCTCGGCGTTTTTAAGGTCAAAAACAAACTGACCGAGCCCTGGTGGCGCAAACCGGATTGGGCCTTCATCGAAGAGAACGAAGCTATTCCCAAGAATGAAGGGGATCGCCTTGACCCGAACGTGATGGGCGAATATGCCCTCGGTTTCGGTGATGGATTTTTTATTCATGGAACGATCTATCAGCGGTTGCTCGGCATTAACGTGACACATGGATGCGTCCGAGTCGGATCCGACGATCTCAAGAAGATCTACGACCAGACTCCGATAGGGACACCCATTTACATTTTCTAG